CGACGTGGTGGACGCCGGCTGGCAGCTGCTTCACGTCACCGGCGAGCGCTCGACGCTCGAAGACCCGGGAGCGGACGGCTACGCCGTGCGCCGCTACGTCGACCGCATGGACCTCGCCTTCTCGCTCGCCGACTTCATCGTGTCGCGGTCGGGGGCGGCGACGGTGTCCGAGATCAGCGCGCTGGGCATCCCCGCCGTGTACGTCCCCTACGCCGTGGGAAACGGCGAGCAGGCGCTCAACGCCGCCTCGTCGGTGGAGGCCGGCGCGGCGATCCTGATCGCGGACGGCGAGTTCACCGGCGACCGCGTGCGCACCGAGGTCGTGCCGCTGCTGGCCGACTCCGAGCGCCGTGACGCCATGCACGCGGCCGCCGCGCATGTGGGGACGCGGTCGGGCTCCGAGAACCTCATCGCCATGATCGACCACGTCGTCGCCGAGCGCGCGTGACCGCCGGCGCTTCCCAGCGCGCCGGAATCTTCGGCCGGGCGGGCCGATCTAGGATTGACGGGCAATGATCAGACCCGACCTCTCCCTCCCCATCCCCGAGGACATCCGCGCCGCCCACTTCATCGGCATCGGCGGCTCGGGCATGTCGGGACTCGCCCGCATGTTCCTCGACCGCGGCATCCGCGTCTCGGGCTCCGATCGCGCCGACAGCACGGCGCTGCGCGACCTCGCCGCCCGCGGCGCGACCGTGCACGTCGGACACGACGCCGCGAACCTCCCCGAAGACGCCGACACCGTCGTGCACACCGGCGCCATCTGGCCCGAGAACCCCGAGTTCGTGCTGGCGAAGCAGCGCGGGCTGCACGTCATCCACCGCTCGCAGGCGCTGCACTGGCTCATCGGCGGACGCCGGCTGGTGTCGGTCGCCGGCGCGCACGGCAAGACCACGTCGACGGGCATGATCGTGACCGCGCTCCGCGCCCTGGGCGACGACCCGACGTTCGTCAACGGCGGCGTGATCGCCGACCTGGGCGCCTCCAGCGGCACCGGCTCGGACGAGCTGTTCGTCATCGAGGCGGACGAGTCGGACGGCACGTTCCTGCTGTACGACACGTCGATCGCGCTCATCACGAACGTCGACCCCGACCACCTCGATCACTGGGGCACCCGCGACGCCTTCTACGATGCGTTCGCGACCTTCGGCAACGAGGCGCGCGAGGCCGTCGTCATCTCGTCCGACGACGCGGGCGCGCGGCGCGTGGCGGCGCGGCTGACGCACGGGCTCGTGGTGAGCTTCGGCGAGGCGGCGGATGCCGACGTGCGCGTGACCGACATCGTCACGGACGGCCCGGTGTCGTTCACCGTGTCGCACGCGGGCGAGTCGGTCGATGCGCGACTGTCGGTCC
This region of Microbacterium thalassium genomic DNA includes:
- the murC gene encoding UDP-N-acetylmuramate--L-alanine ligase, translating into MIRPDLSLPIPEDIRAAHFIGIGGSGMSGLARMFLDRGIRVSGSDRADSTALRDLAARGATVHVGHDAANLPEDADTVVHTGAIWPENPEFVLAKQRGLHVIHRSQALHWLIGGRRLVSVAGAHGKTTSTGMIVTALRALGDDPTFVNGGVIADLGASSGTGSDELFVIEADESDGTFLLYDTSIALITNVDPDHLDHWGTRDAFYDAFATFGNEAREAVVISSDDAGARRVAARLTHGLVVSFGEAADADVRVTDIVTDGPVSFTVSHAGESVDARLSVPGHHNAVNAAGAVAVLLTLGHGLEDSVRAVEGFTGTVRRFELHGVERGVSVYDDYAHHPTEVAAALAAARTVIGDGRIIAIQQPHTYSRTQEMYREFAEVLEHNADHTVMLDVYGAREDPVPGVTGELVSGAFADPANVHFVADWQQAADYTASVARAGDYVITLGCGNVYLIIPQVLEALAGTDQGAGE